In Plasmodium vinckei vinckei genome assembly, chromosome: PVVCY_13, a single genomic region encodes these proteins:
- a CDS encoding tRNA 3'-trailer sequence RNase, putative → MEVYIQMIGWHKLAIPSSLRLFVNGEFTLINCGENNQRFLNEHKMHIARIKNICFTKITPETIGGLIGLLLTIDNISDNAISIYGPKPIGQIINNFTSSFAKIKNLKITIHEISDNNIFPIVLKGNVIITPILLNKKNVITTNQETNAIQNCEQTVLDKRKKMNEVSNTYDRESNNLYKNKNGEIEEKCSPDEANSNCLKKRKLDIPEIEREETYEGKTEIVNDNNGNGKMEKYKEASDRDSNKIENTNSNTMNSTEIDKNSSMKQCILYLIECPQTIGKFHVEKAQKLNIPPGKYYGMLKSGKSVTINNKIINTEDVCDKNIDGKKSLIIDLSDTEYIDYVITEIKNKEHFYLNNLEYIFHLSDEKILSNKTYKDYFLKLKNIKNIKCNQSNSSLKICPFISSSSLTNILSKLMPNIFLKYKPDDPIYELSSKTQNNYNDEENTNQNYNQKVINSNESIEEYTTYLSYNTLTKFVLHPFHKINICTDEMLTDLYPSTFNSSKFSNFTQENDNLMNPILDFNKKLNDNATMLPSFYFLGTGCSIPSAFRNVSGIILNIQKDFSVILDFGEGSLYQLYWISKSWVQFTESIKSIKVIFISHAHADHHVGIYYFLYIRKILFPHLNPPLILIPKTLKNWMNLFNELFLDIEMRIIYNENDLEIKETISEDNFLTLHLFKVNHIKESYGIKIESKDIGSIVYSADTRPCDNVKRFAKDCNILIHEATFDDELLVEAINKKHSTIHEAMQISLDVNCQTLILTHFSQRYPKAPILNKSSSAEINEIMNKTIYSFDYMQIPLNLIKELPTCFNVLLNLLEKLF, encoded by the exons ATGGAAGTCTACATTCAAATGATAGGGTGGCATAAATTGGCAATACCGTCTAGTTTGCGTTTATTTGTAAATGGAGAGTTTACACTAATTAATTGTGGGGAAAATAATCAAAGGTTTCTGAATGAGCATAAAATGCATATAGCTCgaataaagaatatatgttttacaaaaataaccCCTGAAACTATCGGGGGGCTAATTGGTCTACTTTTAACAATAGATAATATTTCAGATAATGCTATTTCGATTTATGGCCCCAAACCAATAGgacaaataattaataattttactaGCTCATTTGCAAAAATTaagaatttgaaaataactATCCATGAAATTTcggataataatatattcccAATTGTTCTAAAAGGAAATGTAATTATAACCCCAATTTtacttaataaaaaaaatgtaattacCACAAATCAAGAAACCAACGCAATTCAAAATTGTGAGCAAACTGTTCTcgataaaagaaaaaaaatgaatgaaGTAAGTAATACGTATGATAGAgaatcaaataatttatataaaaacaaaaatggaGAAATCGAAGAAAAATGTTCTCCTGACGAAGCTAATTCGAATTGcttgaaaaaaagaaaattggATATACCGGAAATTGAACGTGAAGAAACATATGAAGGTAAAACAGAAATAGtgaatgataataatggcaatggaaaaatggaaaaatataaagaagcTTCAGATAGagattcaaataaaatagaaaatacaaatagcAATACCATGAATTCTACAGaaatagataaaaatagtagtATGAAACAATGcattctttatttaattgaATGTCCACAAACTATTGGTAAATTTCATGTTGAAAAAGCACAGAAATTAAACATTCCTCCTGGGAAATATTACGGAATGCTAAAATCTGGAAAGTCTGTtactataaataataaaataatcaacACTGAAGATGTgtgtgataaaaatatagatggTAAAAAATCATTAATTATTGATTTGTCAGATACTGAATATATAGATTATGTAATTACTGAGATTAAGAATAAagaacatttttatttaaataatttagaatatatttttcatttgtctgatgaaaaaattttgagtaacaaaacatataaagattattttttaaaattgaagaatataaaaaatatcaaatgCAACCAATCTAATAgttcattaaaaatatgcccttttatttcttcatcGTCATTAACCAATATCCTTTCAAAATTAATGccaaatattttcttaaaaTATAAGCCAGATGACCcaatatatgaattatcTTCAAAGACGcagaataattataatgatgaagaaaatacgaatcaaaattataatcaaaaagtaataaatagCAATGAGAGTATAGAAGAATACACTACTTATTTGTCTTATAATACTTTGACAAAATTTGTTTTGCACCcatttcataaaataaatatttgtacAGATGAAATGCTGACCGATTTATATCCATCTACTTTTAATTCTTCcaaattttcaaattttacccaagaaaatgataatttaatGAATCCCATTTTggattttaataaaaaactaAATGATAATGCTACCATGTTAccttctttttattttcttggAACTGGATGCTCAATACCATCGGCATTTCGTAATGTATCtggtattattttaaatattcaaaaagaTTTTAGCGTTATTTTAGATTTTGGTGAAGGGTCCTTATATCAACTATACTGGATAAGCAAATCATGGGTTCAATTTACAGAATCCATAAAATCTATAAA aGTGATATTCATTTCTCATGCACACGCCGATCATCATGTAggaatttattatttcctaTACATAcggaaaattttatttccgCATTTAAATCCCCCATTGATATTAATTCCAAAAACATTAAAGAATTGGatgaatttatttaacGAGTTATTTCTTGATATAGAAATGAggattatttataatgaaaatgatttaGAGATAAAAGAAACAATTAGTGaagataattttttaactcTCCATCTTTTTAAG GTTAATCATATTAAGGAATCATATGGAATAAAAATCGAAAGCAAAGATATTGGTTCTATTGTCTATTCTGCAGACACAAGACCATGCGACAACGTCAAAAGATTTGCAAAGGATTGTAACATTTTAATACATGAAG cTACATTTGATGATGAACTATTGGTCGAAGCCATTAACAAAAAACATTCAACGATTCACGAAGCTATGCAAATTa gTCTAGATGTTAATTGCCAAACTTTAATATTAACACATTTTAGCCAAAGATACCCAAAG gcCCCTATACTAAATAAATCATCATCTGCCGAGATTAATGaaattatgaataaaacaatttataGCTTCGATTATATGCAAATTcctttaaatttaataaaagaacTACCAACATGCtttaatgttttattaaatttattagaaaaattattttaa
- a CDS encoding potassium channel, putative yields the protein MKIEFLSINDTFCLVKIGFKYVLALFNGFYLIKMVSHPNEHSIIISKMIYIGIGILLKIILIIIYWIYFMDIYVLKKKSNKKFFGNVFCNSNKIVDTNISTKLIESDDFEYKKLIKKFFLKKIYYSLKKSHKIVELYMLKIYNSDFNCYFCNIRDILYAIIWYISLYYWRRDEYNILWSFNKIPIYLYNILLILLSSSYFDLVMIIISYNKSKYHIMKSKLLIDVFFSSPSAFFFSRHFFVLENGIDIYFLMGFLRVIKVFLNVSYAKTEKNYFLTNTEIKVIRIILGVLLLCNAFASTLYTIQAIHPYNIDNDGFYYILSNYLDYFYFSIISISTVGYGDIIPTNKLSRVVCIFFIFWTFIWVPIQFNDLIISIFCKKKIYGKLSMNNQKLILLIGDIQPEQLNTFFFASIAYGNKLKFHILTTYPINLYEEQIKIADNYCISIYIKNFDINEKHNTNLLYSVNAQNAYYMFLFSNKFNNGYYNIDTKSFTRLLILSKFLQGEKKNAVIELRNECVSNIVKSIGCEQFAIVNLKYSLIVKNLVCPGFITFLSNLFTAYNYNENPYYFNNSNYFHSFNFIAEFNKGSIAKIFSFAVHDNMIGLNFDKLFYRLYESLGILLIGIETSHMNNNNFVYSKKKNPRFFFGNMDRSMIKGNKISLRTRRTDQIEGQKKLKFKLIYLCFLKRYLHSLSRYKSNNTKMVTILNSKKNNSKMNNHNKKSYLKEMPRLLEMLNDHVHLTKKSNLSTVIWNNDIKESYKETNKKSYHYIIDTNSINGVYKNNILEKGKKDRRDKYIGNKHTTDIYISTNESYQNNRLRNRRPKNGKPYFGMLKNSNDKLIHTKKMNNYYECYSNNGNINEINIQNKRSEKPKCYLNLLGKNYVMKENDKCIVLANSKKVINYLSKAKNLYWLFEISTTKVDKTTYDLKSIIKTKQCFNKTTSSNLENDIPIMPYMKNKSIINKHSSKIMPMDYYGLFNGYKSFRGFPQRNYGINKNILRISCKESFNNGMNSNRSSNDRSSSSPKLGIDKNTLSLTKISNENSHINSNSNDNYTVNYEHHDQYFFKGCVNWGSCNNSNTSIHENTQNEVYPTKDVMNNVDKLEGGKYTFEVNLNDTMLVENDYNALQKENINHFASIKKSNINSNNTICEQIRKLNNNFMFKKNEKKTKRKNDKQNTNDILERGKIAVAYSYLDACHKYFVHSAENKKLLLLINYTSNIIQLVKLINKTCKYNIIILTNELSGVNMHHIYNVVFIKCKTMDDYNLLNAGLLQAEYILILPTEVNDINEINEIDMNNIILTRKITYLLKKKKRNYFINNIITELVNPTNIIFLEENNMIKMTEKKSSYSDFFPYINSTQFYSSNIISETMLYNFMVHHKSFTNFPVCNNTLKHLIKDVKIIYACELRKYSDFSFKKIKTFRDLFLFLSKKSIIAIALYRKGDKHVPFYIYTKPCENCSIRFDDIVYVL from the coding sequence atgaaaatcgAATTTCTTTCTATAAATGACACATTTTGTTTAGTAAAAATTGGTTTCAAATATGTGCTTGCTTTATTTAACGGATtctatttaataaaaatggtgtCGCATCCTAATGAGCatagtattattataagcaagatgatatatataggaataggaatattattgaaaataatcctaataataatatattggatatatttcatggatatttatgtattaaaaaaaaaatctaataaaaaattctttggaaatgttttttgtaattcaaataaaatcgtagatacaaatataagcacaaaattaatagaaTCAGACGATTTTGAATATAAGAAATTGATTaagaaattttttttaaaaaaaatatattattcattaaaaaaaagtcaCAAAATAGtggaattatatatgctaaagatatataatagcgattttaattgttatttttgCAACATACgagatatattatatgccaTAATATGGTACATTAGCTTATATTATTGGAGAAGagatgaatataatattttatggtcttttaacaaaatacctatatatctatataacATATTACTAATCCTTTTATCATCAtcatattttgatttagTTATGATTATAATAAGCTACAACAAAAGTAAATATCATATTATgaaatcaaaattattaatagatGTCTTTTTTAGTTCTCCAAGtgcgttttttttttcaagacatttttttgttctagAAAATGGAAtcgatatatattttttaatgggATTTCTAAGAGTTATTAAAGTGTTTCTCAATGTTTCTTATGCAAaaacagaaaaaaattattttttgacaAATACTGAAATAAAAGTTATTCGTATTATACTAGGAGTATTGCTATTATGTAATGCCTTTGCTTCAACTCTTTATACTATACAAGCCATCCATCCGTATAATATAGACAACGAtggtttttattatattctcagtaattatttagattatttttatttttcaattatatCTATTTCTACAGTTGGCTATGGGGATATCATTCCTACTAATAAATTAAGTAGGGttgtttgtatattttttatattttggaCATTTATTTGGGTTCCAATACAATTTAatgatttaattatttcgaTTTtctgcaaaaaaaaaatttatggaAAACTTAGTATGAATAatcaaaaattaattttactaATTGGCGATATCCAGCCTGAACAAttaaatacttttttttttgcatcaATAGCATATGggaataaattaaaatttcaCATACTAACTACCTATcctataaatttatatgaagaacaaataaaaatagcagATAACTATTGTATATCAATatacattaaaaattttgacataaatgaaaaacacAACACTAATCTATTATATAGTGTCAATGCGCAAAATGcttattatatgtttttgttttctaATAAGTTTAATAATggttattataatatagacACTAAATCTTTTACACggttattaattttatcaaagTTTTTACaaggagaaaaaaaaaatgcagtTATTGAATTGCGAAATGAATGTGTATCCAATATAGTTAAATCTATAGGGTGTGAACAGTTTGCTATTGTTAATCtaaaatattctttaatagtaaaaaatttagtATGCCCTGGATTTATAACTTTTCTTTCGAATTTATTTACagcatataattataatgaaaatccttattattttaataatagtaattattttcattcttttaattttatagcCGAGTTTAATAAAGGATCTAtagcaaaaatattttcttttgctGTTCACGATAATATGATTGGGTTAAATTTTgacaaattattttacagATTATATGAATCTTTGGGTATTTTACTTATAGGAATTGAAACTTCTCACatgaataataacaattttgtatattcaaaaaagaaaaatccACGTTTTTTCTTTGGAAATATGGATAGAAGTATGATTAAGGGAAACAAAATAAGTCTACGAACTAGACGAACAGACCAAATAGAgggacaaaaaaaattgaaatttaaacttatatatttgtgcTTTCTAAAAAGGTATCTTCATTCACTTAGTAGATATAAATCCAATAACACCAAAATGGTTACTATATTAAATAGTAAGAAAAATAACtcaaaaatgaataaccacaataaaaaaagttatttaaaagaaatgcCTAGGTTGTTAGAAATGTTAAATGACCATGTGCACCttacaaaaaaatcgaaTCTAAGCACAGTAATATggaataatgatataaaagaatCTTATAAAGagacaaataaaaaaagttatcaTTACATAATTGACACAAACAGCATTAATGGAGtgtataaaaacaatattcTAGAAAAGGGAAAGAAAGACAGGAgggataaatatataggtAATAAACACACTactgatatatatatcagtACAAATGAAAgttatcaaaataataggTTAAGGAATCGGCGCCCCAAAAATGGAAAACCTTATTTTGGGATGTTAAAGAATAGTAACGACAAATTAATTCATACAAAAAAGatgaataattattatgagTGCTACAGCAATAATggtaatataaatgaaataaatatccaaaataaaagaagtGAGAAGCCAAAATGttatttgaatttattagggaaaaattatgtcatgaaagaaaatgataaatgtATAGTTCTTGCAAACTCAAAGAAggttataaattatttatcaaaggccaaaaatttatattggCTATTTGAAATTAGCACCACAAAAGTGGATAAAACTACATATGATTTAAAATCGAtcataaaaacaaaacaatgCTTTAACAAAACCACTAGTTCTAATTTGGAAAATGATATTCCTATTATGccatatatgaaaaataaatcgaTAATCAATAAGCATAGTTCAAAAATAATGCCGATGGATTATTATGGTCTATTCAATGGCTATAAAAGTTTTCGAGGATTTCCTCAAAGAAATTATggaataaacaaaaatattttaagaaTATCCTGCAAAGAGAGTTTTAACAACGGTATGAATAGTAATAGAAGTAGTAATGATAGAAGTAGCAGTTCGCCCAAACTTGGTATAGATAAAAACACATTGTCTTTAACTAAAATTTCTAATGAAAATAGCCATATAAATTCAAACTCAAATGATAATTACACTGTAAATTATGAGCACCAtgatcaatattttttcaaaggATGTGTAAATTGGGGAAGTTGCAACAATAGCAACACAAGTATACATGAAAATACACAAAATGAAGTATATCCAACCAAAGATGTAATGAATAATGTAGATAAGCTGGAAGGAGGCAAATATACTTTCGAGGTTAATCTAAATGATACTATGTTGGTGGAAAATGATTACAATGCACTCCAAAAAGAGAATATTAATCATTTTGcttcaataaaaaaaagtaatatcaatagtaataatacgATATGCGAACAAATAAGGAAGTTAAATAATAACTtcatgtttaaaaaaaatgaaaaaaaaacaaaaagaaaaaatgataagCAGAATACTAATGATATATTAGAAAGAGGGAAAATTGCCGTTGCCTATTCCTATTTGGATGCATGCcacaaatattttgttcatagtgcagaaaataaaaaattattactattaataaattatacttcaaatataatacaGCTAGTTAAGttgataaataaaacatgcAAGTataacataattatattgacAAATGAACTATCAGGTGTTAATATgcatcatatatataatgttgtttttataaaatgtaaaacTATGGATGATTATAACTTATTAAATGCCGGATTGCTTCAAGCAGAatacatattaattttaccAACAGAAgttaatgatataaatgaaattaatgaaatagacatgaataatataatattaacacgaaaaattacatacttgctaaaaaaaaaaaaaagaaattattttataaataatataatcacAGAATTGGTTAACCctacaaatattatttttcttgaagaaaataatatgataaaaatgactgaaaaaaaatcgtCTTATAGTGATTTCTTTCCTTATATAAACTCTACTCAATTTTATAGTAGTAATATAATTTCTGAAACAATGctgtataattttatggTCCATCATAAAAGTTTCACAAATTTTCCAGTGTGTAATAACACATTGAAacatttaataaaagatgttaaaataatttatgcgTGTGAATTAAGGAAATATTCTGATTtctcttttaaaaaaattaaaacatttcGTGAtcttttccttttcttatcaaaaaaatctATTATAGCAATAGCTTTATATAGAAAAGGAGACAAGCATGTCcccttttatatttacacaaAACCTTGCGAAAATTGTTCAATACGATTTGATGATATTGTTTATGTTTTGTAG